In Mustela erminea isolate mMusErm1 chromosome 7, mMusErm1.Pri, whole genome shotgun sequence, the genomic stretch tgattcatttaaaaagaacttaaaattcaGATCTAATGAGGCACGAGAAGATTTGTGCCGAGAAGAAACCTTGGAAGTGTAATGAGTGTGAGAAAGCCTTTAGTTACTACTCAGCTTTTGTCTtgcatcagagaattcacacaggaGAAAAGCCCTATGAATGTAACGAGTGTGGGAAAGCTTTTAGCCAGAGCATACACCTTACTCTGCACCAGAgagttcacactggagagaaaccctacgAATGTCacgaatgtgggaaagccttcagtcaCCGCTCTGCTCTCATTCGCCACCATATCATCcatactggagagaagccctatgagtgcagtgaatgtgggaaggcctttaatCAGAGCTCATACCTCACTCAACATCAGcgaattcatactggagaaaaaccttaCGAGTGTAAcgagtgtgggaaggcctttagcCAGAGCACATTCCTTACCCAGCATCAGGTcattcacactggagagaaaccctataagtgtaatgaatgtgggaaggcctttagtGATCGATCAGGCCTTATTCAGCACCAGAGAACTCATACTGGGGAGAGGCCTTATGAGTGTAatgagtgtgggaaagcctttggCTACTGTTCAGCCCTGACTCAACACCAGAGAACTCACACTGGGGAGAAACCCTATAAATGCAATGATTGTGCCAAAGCCTTCAGCGACCGCTCAGCCCTTATTCGTCATCAGAGAAcacacactggagagaaaccttacaagtGTAAGGactgtggaaaagctttcagccaGAGCTCATCTCTTACAAAGCATCAGAAAACTCACACTGGAGAAAAGCCCTATAAGTGTaaggaatgtggaaaagccttcagcCAGAGTTCATCCCTTTCTCAACATCAGAAAACTCATGCTGGGGGGAAAACCAAAGAATACGGAAAAGCCTTTAGTGAGCATTCAGCCTTTGGCCAGCAaaagagaattcatactggataGAGACCATGTAGATGTGGTACCT encodes the following:
- the LOC116595942 gene encoding zinc finger protein 135-like — protein: MRHEKICAEKKPWKCNECEKAFSYYSAFVLHQRIHTGEKPYECNECGKAFSQSIHLTLHQRVHTGEKPYECHECGKAFSHRSALIRHHIIHTGEKPYECSECGKAFNQSSYLTQHQRIHTGEKPYECNECGKAFSQSTFLTQHQVIHTGEKPYKCNECGKAFSDRSGLIQHQRTHTGERPYECNECGKAFGYCSALTQHQRTHTGEKPYKCNDCAKAFSDRSALIRHQRTHTGEKPYKCKDCGKAFSQSSSLTKHQKTHTGEKPYKCKECGKAFSQSSSLSQHQKTHAGGKTKEYGKAFSEHSAFGQQKRIHTG